In one window of Gossypium hirsutum isolate 1008001.06 chromosome A01, Gossypium_hirsutum_v2.1, whole genome shotgun sequence DNA:
- the LOC107958010 gene encoding E3 ubiquitin-protein ligase PRT6 isoform X1, translated as MESPTNFSSIEPHDRVIQRLAALGIPVEYLDRHYEGIVDFVSDNGLSQEIVFAILPTDEEMVESIQDARLKSKKWLCVSVKNWFRESLVWLQWLMFRGEPVNALISLAKLSVDQRGVCAAVWGSNDIAYRCRTCEVDPTCAICVPCFQNGNHKGHDFSIFKTGGGCCDCGDETAWKHEGFCSKHKGAEQIQQLPETIADSVGPVLDVLFNFWRNKLFLAEGIFEGKTRESDSGTEQGKAANELTYVVVEMLLDFCNNSESLLSFVSKRMISLDGLLGILIRTERFIGDGVVKKLHELLLKLLAEPIFKNEFSKVFLSYYPTVINEAIKDGSGSILKSKYPLISTFSAQIFTVPTLTARLVKEMDLLGVLLKCLGDIFISCSQKDDHLKVTKLGSLYYTTYLVVEHIRFVMSHDVVSKYATHEQQDIVRTWLKLLAFVQGINLIKRETNLHIEEENDSIHLPFVLGSFIANIHSPLVDGAFSVSVSEGTNVLPYTFKQDMDDGDGVRHAKVGRLSQESSVCSLTGRSMSKVTEVESDSISHLSVPSSAIWLIQECLRVLETWMEVDDGISAALQSISSPNSNGISDRNLLAKKRTQYEIRGGKYFGKLTGSSENHCSESSSPVYNGHLASDDMEMETGTGTGLAVLPVLSLSEWPDIIYDVSSQEISVHIPLHRLLSLLLQKALKSCYGESVMPNITNSSCSPSLSSPTYADFFGHILGGCHPFGFSASVMEHPLRIRVFCSQFLSGMWLKNGDAGLVSYKWYRSSRWSEEGLELDLFLLQCCAALAAPDLYVTRILERFGLLNYLSLNLERSNEYEPILVKEMLTLIMQILQERRFSGCSIADSLKRKFIYKLAIGDATHSQLLKSLPCELSKFDQLQEILDKVAAYSNPSDLNQGMYSLRGVYWKELDLYHPRWRSRDLQVAEERYFRFCGVSAMTTQLPRWTKIYPPLERVARIATCRVTLKIIRAVLFYFVFTDKCTESRASDGILMRALHLLSLALDIYLQQNGATDVECYIEDSYSMPVFAVEEIGESLNYAASKQSLLSLLVALMRMHQQVNRNSYLDSSNSSFSPLIESLLKKFAEVDSHCFAKLQLLAPEVVSCLSKSIPTTDSTSNMHKAKARERQAAIMAKMKVEQSKFLSSITSDADYDSNSEAEMPNSATEHETEGAVQQSCSLCHDPSSKNPVSFLILLQKSRILSFVDRGCPSGDRWADKKQGSIPTNRVTDQSGSNGSSSSSGLSSPPFQLTENSVVESGDNEQAQCGEVNVILEFIKSRFPSLRSTQAPFSSSYMRDSSEYNLETLEEDMCVRIRKEMCDTSLSSSLKKDDVSPASGGSLGSSRDADCHRPGKYIASLSSKTSENSLGFENCNGDRELTESASKPFVYDALGLLDCDGIHLSSCGHAVHQDCFDSYLSSLKERYARRSFFEGALIVDLDKGEFLCPVCRQLVNAILPAVNGKTGRQAMSVTVDPLPALGSPSSSNEEICSLMLQQGLSLLKTAAKVVGRPDFIKALSHQRTESISQDLEPISQALYKMNFSKNQEMLFGSTRLSHTIIIWDILKYSLMSTEVAARGLKTSVATNYTLTSLYKEFKSSSEFIFSLLLRVVQNLSNTNSLHALQRFRALQLFAQSICNGILSDYHSTRHKVEDNLLHILNPDDKEALNPGIQFWNRAADSVLAHDPFSSLMWVLFSLPFPFLSCEESVLSLVHVFYVVSVIQAIITCRIQGYNVNELSSQHCLITDICNILGESDFARWYFVSNEVELSCDIKDIIRRLSFPYLRRCALLWKMLKSSVRSPFCDSDNMWKPSHMMDATKNASTELNEVQKLEKMFKIPPVDVILDDEVSRSFALKWCHHFHKVYRTSSVQNVFYCNPAVPFKLLSLPHVYQDLFLRYISQCCPDCKTVVHEPALCLLCGRLCSSGFKPCCRESGCKSHAKSCGAGIGVFLLIKRTTILLQRCARQAPWLSPYLDAFGEEDNEMRRGKPLYLNEERYAALTNMVASHGLDRSSKVLGQTTIDTFFAV; from the exons ATGGAATCGCCGACAAATTTTTCGTCGATTGAACCCCATGATCGAGTCATACAG AGGTTAGCAGCTTTAGGGATTCCAGTGGAGTACTTGGATAGGCATTACGAAGGGATAGTCGATTTCGTTAGTGATAATGGGTTGTCGCAGGAGATAGTTTTCGCAATCTTACCTACTGATGAGGAAATGGTAGAGTCTATACAAGATGCTAGGCTAAAGTCTAAGAAATGGCTGTGTGTATCTGTGAAAAACTGGTTTCGTGAGAGTTTGGTTTGGTTACAGTGGTTGATGTTTCGAGGTGAGCCGGTGAATGCTTTGATAAGCCTAGCAAAATTGAGTGTTGATCAACGAGGTGTTTGTGCTGCGGTTTGGGGATCAAATGACATTGCGTATAGGTGCCGAACATGTGAGGTTGATCCAACTTGTGCTATTTGTGTCCCTTGTTTTCAGAATGGGAATCATAAAGGtcatgatttttctatttttaaaacgGGCGGTGGTTGTTGTGATTGTGGAGATGAAACAGCATGGAAACACGAAGGTTTTTGCTCGAAGCATAAAGGTGCTGAACAGATTCAACAGCTTCCTGAGACTATAGCAGATTCAGTTGGGCCGGTGCTTGATGTTCTCTTTAACTTTTGGAGAAACAAGCTATTCTTAGCAGAAGGTATCTTCGAAGGGAAAACGAGAGAGAGTGATAGTGGCACTGAGCAGGGGAAAGCTGCTAATGAACTAACTTACGTGGTTGTTGAGATGCTTTTAGACTTTTGCAATAATAGTGAGAGTTTGCTGAGTTTTGTGTCTAAGAGGATGATTTCTTTAGATGGTTTATTGGGTATTCTGATCAGAACTGAGAGGTTTATAGGTGACGGTGTTGTGAAGAAACTCCATGAACTGCTGCTGAAATTGCTCGCAGAGCCTATCTTCAAAAATGAattttctaaagtatttttaagCTATTACCCTACTGTTATAAATGAAGCCATAAAAGATGGCAGTGGTAGCATTCTCAAGAGCAAGTACCCTCTAATCTCAACTTTCTCTGCCCAAATATTCACAGTGCCAACCCTAACTGCTCGTCTTGTGAAGGAGATGGACCTACTAGGTGTGCTACTGAAATGCCTGGGCgacatttttatttcttgttctcAGAAAGATGACCATTTGAAG GTTACTAAGTTGGGAAGTTTGTATTATACCACTTACCTTGTAGTTGAACATATTCGGTTTGTTATGAGCCATGATGTAGTCTCCAAATATGCAACCCATGAGCAACAGGACATTGTAAGAACTTGGCTAAAGCTTTTAGCTTTTGTGCAAGGGATAAACCTTATAAAGAGGGAAACTAACCTCCATATAGAAGAAGAAAATGATTCCATACATTTGCCTTTTGTTTTAGGCAGTTTTATTGCCAATATTCATTCCCCTTTGGTGGATGGAGCATTTTCTGTTTCTGTAAGTGAAGGAACAAATGTTCTTCCTTATACTTTTAAGCAAGATATGGACGATGGAGATGGTGTAAGGCATGCAAAAGTAGGAAGGCTATCCCAAGAGAGTTCTGTTTGTAGTTTAACAGGAAGGAGTATGTCAAAGGTTACTGAAGTTGAATCTGATTCCATATCTCATCTTTCAGTACCTTCCTCTGCTATCTGGTTAATACAGGAGTGCTTAAGGGTTTTGGAGACTTGGATGGAAGTCGATGACGGTATCTCTGCAGCTCTTCAGAGTATATCTTCTCCTAATAGTAATGGCATTTCTGATAGGAATCTTTTAGCAAAAAAAAGAACACAATATGAAATTAGAGGAGGCaaatattttggtaaactaaCTGGTTCAAGTGAAAATCATTGCTCAGAATCTTCTTCACCTGTATATAATGGACATCTAGCAAGTGACGACATGGAGATGGAGACAGGCACTGGCACGGGTCTAGCTGTTCTACCTGTTTTGAGTCTGTCTGAATGGCCTGATATTATTTATGATGTCAGTTCGCAAGAGATATCCGTTCACATTCCATTACATCGATTACTTTCCTTGCTTCTGCAGAAGGCATTAAAATCGTGTTATGGTGAATCTGTAATGCCAAATATAACAAATTCTTCTTGTTCTCCAAGTTTGTCGTCACCAACTTATGCAGATTTCTTTGGCCATATCCTTGGGGGCTGCCATCCTTTTGGGTTCTCTGCCTCAGTTATGGAGCATCCCTTGCGGATCAGGGTGTTTTGTTCTCAATTTTTATCTGGAATGTGGCTGAAGAATGGGGATGCTGGACTAGTATCTTACAAGTGGTATCGCTCTTCTCGCTG GTCTGAAGAAGGTTTGGAGCTTGATCTATTTTTGCTGCAATGCTGTGCTGCACTAGCTGCTCCTGATCTCTATGTTACGAGAATTTTAGAACGATTTGGGCTATTAAACTACCTTTCTCTAAATCTTGAAAGATCAAATGA GTATGAGCCAATTCTTGTAAAGGAAATGCTCACTCTGATCATGCAAATATTACAAGAAAGGCGATTCAGTGGATGCAGTATAGCTGACAGTCTGAAAAGAAAGTTCATTTATAAGTTAGCAATTGGAGATGCCACTCACAGTCAACTACTGAAATCTCTACCTTGTGAGCTCTCTAAGTTTGATCAGCTTCAGGAAATTTTAGACAAAGTTGCTGCATACTCTAATCCATCAGACTTAAATCAG GGAATGTATTCATTGCGTGGGGTGTATTGGAAGGAGCTGGATTTGTACCATCCTCGTTGGAGATCGAGGGATTTGCAAGTTGCAGAAGAAAGATACTTCCGATTCTGTGGTGTCTCTGCAATGACTACTCAGCTGCCTAGGTGGACAAAAATATATCCTCCTCTTGAGAGAGTTGCTAGAATTGCTACATGCAGAGTGACACTTAAGATTATTCGTGCtgtgttattttattttgttttcactGATAAATGCACCGAATCACGTGCTTCTGATGGTATCCTTATGAGAGCATTGCACTTACTTTCACTAGCATTAGACATTTATTTGCAGCAGAATGGAGCTACTGATGTGGAATGTTATATTGAAGATTCATATTCTATGCCAGTTTTTGCTGTTGAGGAAATTGGTGAATCTTTGAACTATGCTGCCAGCAAACAAAGTTTGTTATCACTTCTTGTTGCTTTAATGAGAATGCATCAGCAAGTGAATCGAAATAGCTATTTGGATTCTAGCAACTCTAGTTTTTCTCCTCTGATTGAGAGCTTATTGAAGAAGTTTGCTGAAGTTGATTCCCACTGCTTTGCCAAACTGCAACTACTTGCACCCGAAGTGGTCAGCTGTCTGTCAAAATCTATTCCTACTACTGATAGTACATCTAATATGCATAAGGCAAAAGCTCGTGAAAGACAAGCGGCCATAATG GCTAAAATGAAAGTTGAGCAATCCAAATTTCTGTCAAGCATCACTTCAGATGCTGATTATGATTCAAATTCCGAAGCAGAAATGCCTAATTCTGCAACTGAACATGAAACGGAAGGTGCTGTGCAACAAAGTTGCTCTCTTTGCCATGATCCTAGTTCCAAAAATCCTGTTTCTTTCTTGATTCTTCTCCAG AAATCTAGGATTTTGAGCTTTGTTGATAGAGGTTGTCCTTCTGGAGATCGTTGGGCAGACAAGAAGCAAGGTTCTATTCCCACAAATAGAGTGACTGATCAATCTGGATCAAATGGCTCTTCCAGCAGTTCAGGGTTGTCTTCTCCTCCATTTCAGTTGACTGAAAATTCGGTTGTTGAGTCTGGTGATAATGAGCAAGCGCAATGTGGTGAAGTAAATGTCATTCTCGAGTTTATCAAGTCTCGGTTTCCTTCACTGAGGAGCACTCAAGCACCTTTCTCATCTAGTTACATGAGGGACAGTAGTGAATATAATTTGGAGACACTAGAAGAAGATATGTGCGTGCGTATTCGTAAAGAAATGTGTGATACTTCATTAAGCTCAAGCCTTAAAAAGGATGATGTATCCCCTGCCAGTGGAGGTTCTCTGGGAAGCAGCAGGGATGCCGACTGTCACAGACCTGGGAAATACATTGCTTCTCTTTCGAGCAAGACAAGCGAAAACTCTTTGGGTTTTGAGAACTGTAATGGTGATAGAGAGTTGACAGAATCTGCTTCAAAGCCTTTTGTTTATGATGCACTTGGCCTGTTAGATTGTGATGGAATTCATCTCTCTTCATGTGGACATGCTGTTCATCAGGATTGTTTTGATAGCTATTTATCATCACTGAAGGAAAG ATATGCCCGAAGAAGTTTCTTTGAGGGGGCACTTATTGTAGATCTTGATAAG GGAGAGTTTCTTTGTCCAGTGTGTCGACAACTAGTGAATGCTATCTTGCCTGCGGTGAATGGAAAGACCGGAAGGCAGGCTATGAGTGTAACTGTTGATCCACTGCCTGCTCTAGGTTCTCCATCTtcatcaaatgaagaaatctGTTCCCTTATGCTTCAGCAAGGGTTATCTCTTCTAAAAACTGCGGCAAAGGTGGTTGGGAGGCCTGATTTCATTAAAGCTCTTTCTCATCAAAGAACAGAAAGTATTAGTCAGGATCTTGAACCTATATCTCAAGCGCTGTATAAAATGAACTTTTCAAAAAACCAGGAGATGCTCTTTGGATCTACAAGGTTAAGTCACACTATAATCATATGGGATATTCTCAAGTATTCTCTTATGTCAACAGAAGTTGCTGCTCGTGGTTTAAAGACTTCTGTGGCCACAAATTATACGCTTACTTCTCTGTATAAGGAATTTAAATCTTCTAGTGAATTTATCTTTTCCTTGTTGCTAAGAGTTGTCCAGAACCTGAGTAATACTAATTCTCTTCACGCTCTTCAAAGATTTAGAGCTCTTCAACTGTTTGCACAGTCTATTTGCAATGGGATTTTATCTGATTACCACAGCACCCGACATAAAGTGGAAG ACAATCTCCTTCATATCTTGAACCCTGACGATAAGGAAGCATTAAATCCCGGTATTCAGTTTTGGAATCGGGCAGCTGATTCTGTTCTTGCTCATGACCCTTTCTCATCTTTGATGTGGGTTCTCTTCTCTCTTCCATTCCCATTTCTATCATGTGAGGAGTCCGTGCTATCCCTTGTGCATGTCTTCTATGTTGTCTCCGTAATTCAG GCTATAATTACATGTCGGATACAAGGTTATAACGTCAATGAGCTAAGTTCCCAACATTGCCTAATTACTGATATCTGTAACATTCTTGGAGAATCTGATTTTGCTCGCTGGTATTTCGTATCAAATGAAGTCGAACTTTCTTGTGATATTAAAGATATTATTAGAAGATTGAGTTTCCCTTACTTGCGGAGGTGTGCATTGTTGTGGAAGATGCTTAAATCTTCTGTCCGATCACCATTCTGTGATAGTGATAACATGTGGAAGCCATCTCATATGATGGATGCAACTAAAAATGCTTCAACGGAGCTCAATGAAGTACAAAAACTGGAGAAGATGTTTAAGATTCCTCCTGTAGATGTTATTCTCGATGATGAAGTCTCGCGATCGTTTGCATTAAAATGGTGTCATCATTTCCACAAGGTATATAGAACCAGTAGTGTCCAAAATGTTTTCTACTGTAATCCTGCGGTTCCTTTTAAGTTGCTGAGCCTGCCTCATGTTTATCAAgacctattcctaag GTatataagtcagtgttgccctgACTGCAAAACTGTTGTTCATGAACCTGCGTTATGTCTGTTGTGTGGTAGATTATGCTCTTCAGGGTTTAAACCATGCTGCAG GGAGAGTGGATGCAAATCTCATGCAAAGTCCTGTGGAGCTGGTATTGGTGTATTTCTGTTGATAAAG AGAACAACAATCTTGCTACAAAGATGTGCCCGTCAAGCTCCTTGGCTGTCTCCTTATTTGGATGCATTTGGTGAAGAG GATAACGAAATGCGTAGAGGAAAACCGCTCTACTTGAACGAGGAACGCTATGCTGCTCTAACTAATATG